In one Penaeus monodon isolate SGIC_2016 chromosome 20, NSTDA_Pmon_1, whole genome shotgun sequence genomic region, the following are encoded:
- the LOC119586020 gene encoding octopamine receptor beta-1R-like produces the protein MQRGRLTNAFGSRGFMSLFAVLMYHKLRVITNYFVVSLAFADMLVALMAMVFNASVQLTNTWLFGPVMCDLWNSMDVYFSTVSILHLCCISIDRLPQASVVITNYFVVSLASRTCWSLSWPWCSNALRSVTNTWLFGTSHVRPLELNGTCIFLRCRSSLWLHIDRQVLPSRLPGLRVRPNRMRRPMRA, from the exons ATGCAACGAGGCCGCCTCACAAATGCATTCGGGAGCCGCGGTTTCATGTCACTCTTCGCTGTGTTAAT GTACCACAAGCTCCGTGTGATCACCAATTACTTCGTGGTATCCCTGGCCTTCGCGGACATGCTGGTCGCTCTCATGGCCATGGTGTTCAACGCGTCCGTTCAGCTGACCAACACGTGGCTCTTCGGACCAGTCATGTGCGACCTCTGGAACTCAATGGACGTGTATTTTTCTACGGTGTCGATCCTTCACCTCTGCTGCATATCGATAGACAG GTTACCACAAGCTTCCGTGGTGATCACCAATTACTTCGTGGTATCCCTGGCTTCGCGGACATGCTGGTCGCTCTCATGGCCATGGTGTTCAAACGCGTTACGTTCAGTGACCAACACGTGGCTCTTCGGGACAAGTCATGTGCGACCTCTGGAACTCAATGGGACGTGTATTTTCTTACGGTGTCGATCTTCACTCTGGCTGCATATCGATAGACAG GTTCTTCCCTCGCGACTCCCGGGGCTCAGGGTCCGGCCTAACAGGATGCGGCGGCCGATGCGCGCATGA